CCTGTACACAGCATCTGGAATTGCATGTCCGTGGAATCAGTGGCACACATACAAGTCCCCTAGGAGTGtgtttaaatacacacacacacacacacacacacgcgctctAGTCCCCTAACAAAAGTATTGTGCTGAAAGGACAATGGCAAACCTAGAATAAAAAGAAGAGCATAGCTTGTCTATTGGATGTGTGATGGCTGCACACTGTTGATAAACTATAAATACAACCAAGACGTGATGAAAACTAACATGTAGGGCTGCCATATCACAGATAGGCCTAAAATATGATAGCCCTCATCTTATAAAAACACCTAACAAGATACAAGCAGTGGCTCACATGATGGTCAATTCTTATGTAATATTAAACATCTGGTAGGTGATGATTTACTTTGTCTCCACTGCCAACCTTCTTAAATCATTTGAAAGAGAAAAGCACAGGAAATGCCATGCGACAGAAGTGGATCTGCTGTGAGGCCAGCTCTTCACTTACCCAGTCGACATCAAAAGACATGAGAACCCTTCAGTGAGGGCCAATTGGATTTTGAGTCGTGACGTTTAAAGAGAGCAAGATGGCGAGGAGAAGGATTATGAAGTAACCGTTATTATGGATGCTAGCACTATAAACCTTTTCTTGGGTAGTGTAACaggaaaagaaatgttaaaccATAACAATATTGAACACACTAAAAATTGGGAATATTGAGAGAAACTCCTGAAAAACAGTcattcaataaaaaaatctaaatcatgtTAATCCAGTTCAgacgtttttattttttttaaggacACTACGTGGTGACAGTGAATTGGTTGTTTGGGCTCAAACACAGTTCATTCAGTGTGATATCACTAGCTTTTTGGACCAGTGGCAACTATTTGTTTACTTATACAACAATGTTTTGCTATCCCATCACTATAAGCTTTCATGGTTGGTTCTTTGGTGATGTTTCATCTACAGGTATGGTGTGATTTGACCCTTATATCACATAAAGACACTCACATTGTTCTCCTCTCCTGACACTCTCTACAGGGATTGGATTAAAGCACAAGGCTCCCACCCAGCTCCCTGCCTATGACTCACTAAAATGCAGCTTACCCAGTGATCAAGTTGTGAGGGGCCACGATCGCACACTGGGACTCCAGGACTGCCCTTCTGCTCTGACCCTGCAGCTGGAGGCGCCGCCGGGAGCATGAGTGTAGGAAGGATCAATCGCTACAGCATTGTGTCATCTGAGGAAGAGGGCCTCCGCCTCACTACCATGCATGGCATGAACGGCTTTGGCAATGGCAAGATCCATACACGCCGCAAGTGCCGCAACCGCTTCGTCAAAAAGAATGGCCAGTGCAATGTGCAGTTTGCCAATATGGACGAAAAGTCGCAGCGCTACATGGCTGACATGTTCACCACATGTGTTGATATTCGCTGGCGATGGATGCTGGTGGTCTTCACTCTTGTGTTTGTCGTCTCATGGTTGGTCTTCGGCTTAGCCTTTTGGGTCATAGCTTTGCTGCATGGAGATCTGGATAACCCAGCCGGAGATGACAACTTCACTCCATGTGTCCTACAGGTCAATGGATTTGTGGCGGCCTTTCTATTCTCCATTGAAACACAGTCTACCATTGGTTACGGCTACCGCTGTGTGACTGAGGAGTGCCCAGTGGCTGTCTTCATGGTGGTCTTCCAGTCTATAGTGGGCTGTATCATTGACTGCTTTATGATTGGCGCCATCATGGCCAAGATGGCAAGGCCTAAGAAACGAGCCCAAACACTGTTGTTTAGCCACAATGCTGTCATTGCCATGCGGGACGGAAAGCTGTGCCTCATGTGGAGGGTAGGGAACCTTCGCAAGAGCCACATTGTAGAGGCCCATGTAAGGGCACAGCTCATCAAACCTCGGATCACTGATGAGGGGGAGTATATTCCTCTAGACCAGATAGACATTAATGTGGGCTTTGATAAAGGCCTGGACAGGATTTTCTTGGTTTCACCCATCACTATTCTCCATGAGATAGATGAGGAGAGCCCCCTTTTTGGGATCAGCAAACAAGACCTGGAGA
This window of the Micropterus dolomieu isolate WLL.071019.BEF.003 ecotype Adirondacks unplaced genomic scaffold, ASM2129224v1 scaffold_147, whole genome shotgun sequence genome carries:
- the kcnj12a gene encoding ATP-sensitive inward rectifier potassium channel 12; the encoded protein is MSVGRINRYSIVSSEEEGLRLTTMHGMNGFGNGKIHTRRKCRNRFVKKNGQCNVQFANMDEKSQRYMADMFTTCVDIRWRWMLVVFTLVFVVSWLVFGLAFWVIALLHGDLDNPAGDDNFTPCVLQVNGFVAAFLFSIETQSTIGYGYRCVTEECPVAVFMVVFQSIVGCIIDCFMIGAIMAKMARPKKRAQTLLFSHNAVIAMRDGKLCLMWRVGNLRKSHIVEAHVRAQLIKPRITDEGEYIPLDQIDINVGFDKGLDRIFLVSPITILHEIDEESPLFGISKQDLETADFEVVVILEGMVEATAMTTQARSSYLASEILWGHRFEPVLFEEKNVYKVDYSHFHKTYEVPSTPRCSAKDMVENKFLVPSSNSFCYENELAFISRDDEEEDVGGGSRALANLSPDRNSRHEFERLQATRALDQRSYRRESEI